A region of the Massilia sp. erpn genome:
GGCGGATCGAGATTTCCACGCTGCCCAGATTGGGCGGGTCGAGGCGGATCACGGCATGGTCGCTATTGCGCTGCAACTGCAGCTGCAGGCGGTCGCCCAGGGCGGCGCGCAGCGGCTGCTGCCACTGCTCGGGCGCACCGGCCAGCTTCACGCTGTCGGCGGCGGCGCCGTTCTGCAGGGCCGTGTTGGCAAACAGGGTCTTGAAGCCGGTGCCAGCCAGGGCGGCGTCGCCGGCCGCTTCCTTGATGGCGGCCTGGGTGTCGCCGCTGCGGCCGCCCTGTACGGTGTTCAGCTCAGCCAGCAGGGGCGCGGCATTTTCGCGCGTGCCGGCGGCGGCCTGGCCGGCCAGCGCCATGGGCAGCGCGGCGGGACGTTCATTGACTGCCGGCTGCGGCGCGGCTTGGCCCTGGCCTTGCAACTGGCTGGCCAGCTGCGGTGGCAGCGGCAAGGCGTTGCGCGCGGCCGCGTCGCCGTGTTGCGGCGCCAGCGCGCGGGCCTGCTGTTCAGCTTGCGCCGCCAGCAAGGCCGGATGGGTCGGGGCAGCGTTGTTGGCGTCGATCGCGGTGATGCCGGCTGCGCCCGCAGGCTGGCTGACTGCCGCATTCACGGCCGCCGGTGCGGCGGCGACGGCGGGCGCCAACGCGGCCAACATGGCGGGCTGAGGCAGGGTGCTGAAAGCGGCGGTGGCGGCGCTGGCGTCGGCTGGGGCGGCGGCTTCGTCGGCGCCGTGGCTATCCTCGGTTTCCGCGGGGGCGCCATCCGGCATGCCGGCCGTGTCGACCAAACCCAGCAATTGACCAAAGAGGGGGAGAGGAGCGGCACCCGCAGCCGTGCTCAACACACCGGCCGCCACGGGGGCGGGCGGCGCGATGTCGAGTAGGGTAGGGGCGGCAGCCGGGGCTGCGCCTAGGGATGTCATGCTCATGCGTCGTTTCCGATTACTTCGTTATCAAGGGAGTAGGCATACCAGCCTTCTTTATTATTGTTCATGCTGCTCAGGCGTTCGGCCGTTTCATTGCAGGCGGCCGTACAACGCGCCAGTGCCGCGCCATGCTGCTGGCGCAGCGCCGCCAGCGCCGCCATTTCGGGCGCCGTCCAGCGGCCTTGCTGGGCCAGGGCCGGCAAGGTGGCGGCCACCAGCGCGTCCGCCGCCAGCAGTGCCGTCCAGTCGGCGGCAATGCTGGCGGCGCTCAGCTTTTGCGCCAGTTGCAGCAGGGTTTGCTGCCTATCCATTCGCTTGCACGCCCAGCCAGCCTTGCTTGATGGTGGTCTGCAACGTCACCACCTCATCGATAATTTCAGGGTTCATATCGATGCCGGCGCGGTACAGGCGGGCGGCGCAATAGTCATATAGACGGCTCAGATTGACGACCACTTCGCCGCCATTCTCGAAATCGAGCGAGCTGGCCATGCCATTGATGATTTGCGTGCACTTGTTCAGGCTGTTCGCCTTGAGTTCGTAGCGGCGCGCCACGATGTGGGCGCGCGCACGGGCCAGCTCTTCCAGCAGGCCATCGGTCAGTACCAGCACCAGCTCGACCGGGGAGGCGCGGGCTGTCTGCGCATCCAGGTTGACCGAGTGGTAGCTGCTGTAGGCATCCTGGTTCATCATTGTTTCACCGTCTTGCGTTAGGGGTTGGTTGATTGCTTAGTTGCTGCTCTTGTTGCCGAACATGGCATCGAACATGCTCAAAGTACCGTTCATCTGGCTCTGCAGGGTTTGCAGCTTGACGTACTGGTCCAGATAGCGCTTGTAGACGCCTTCGTACTGGCGGTCCAGTTCGGCTTGCTTGCTGGTCAGCTTGATCTGCAGCTTGTCCAGAGCGCCGCGGCGATTCACCAACTGCCCCTTGGTCAGATCGGTCCACTGGTTCATCAGTTTGTCCATGCCGCCCAGCACGCCGCTCGGGGCCGACAGGCTGGCGCTGCCGAAGATCTTGTCCAGCGAGGTCGGGTCGGCCGCCAGCGCCTTGCCCAGGCGGGTGGAGTCGAGGGTCAGGCTGCCTTCGCGGGTGGCCATGATGCCGTACGTCACCAGGCTTTGCGTACCCAGGGCTTGGCGCATCGAATTTTTCATGCCGTTGCGCAGCGCCACCAGGCCGGAATCGTTGGCGAAGACGCCGGGCGCCACGCCGGTTTTGGGGTCGCCAGGATTGGTCACATCCTTGAGCACTGCATCCAGCTTGTTATAGGCGTCGACGAAGGCTTGCACATTGGCCGCCGTGCCTGCGGCGTCATTGCCGACCGTCAGCGTGACCGGCGTCTCGCCCACGGCCTGGGCCTTGGTGAAGGTCATCGACACGCCATCGATCACGTTGCTGAAGGTATTCGATGCCTGGGTAATCTTTTCACCTGTGCCTTGGGGGCCGACCCAGACCACGGCATCCTGTGCCGCCTGCATCACTTTCGGAGCGCCCAGGGACGTTTGCAGTGCCGGATCGGTGACGCCGCTGACATCGAGATGGTCGATGGAGGTGGCCTTGCCGGTGGCGTTCGAACTCAGTACCAGAGTGGTCTGGCCGTTGACGGTCAGGGTGGAGGCGGTGATGCGCGCATTATTATTGGCCGCGACATTGATGGCGGCCGCGATTTCCTTGGCCGTCAGGGTGCCGTTCAAGTCCTTGTCGGCGCTGGCCAGGTCGACCGTGAAATTACTGCCGTCGCCCAGCACCAGGTTGAGTGTGCCGCTGCCGGCTGCCGTGGTATCGGTGATGCCGCCATAGGATACCTGGCCGGCCGTGGCCAGCTGCTGCACGTAGAAGGAATAGCTGCCGGCAGTCGCGGTAGAGGTGGCCGTGGCGGTACCGACGGCCGAGCTGAACGTGGCCGAATTGGCAATCACGCTCTTTTTCGAGGTCAGGGCGGCGAGCGAGGTTTCAAACGCCTTGATGGCGGCGCTGACCTTGGCCAGGCCGGCCTGGTCGGCTTGCATGCCTCTTACTGAGGTGTCCTGACGGGCCACCGCGCCAGCCAGGTATTTGTTGGCCATGGCTTTGGCGGTTGGAACGGGATCGTAAACTGGGGCGGTGATTGCCATTTTCGTGCTCCGTGGAAATATATTGGAAGTGTACTCTGGTAAGGGGCGACCTAAGTAGTGTTCCTATGAAATTTATTTCGTATCAAAGGGCTTTTTGCCCGCGGAGCCACAATTGTGTTGCCAGTTCATCATTCTTTTTGCGCTCCTGCTGCGCCTGTTCCTTGCGCACCGTCTGCTGGGTCTTCTCCAGCACCTGGCCCAGCACTTCGCGCTTGGCATAGGCCGCGTTCAAGGCGCGCTGCGAGACGGCCATATCGGCTTCGTGCATGCTCAGGTCGAGGCGGTGGGTGTCGACCAGCTGCATCACCGCTTCCTTGTAATTGCCG
Encoded here:
- a CDS encoding flagellar hook-length control protein FliK yields the protein MSMTSLGAAPAAAPTLLDIAPPAPVAAGVLSTAAGAAPLPLFGQLLGLVDTAGMPDGAPAETEDSHGADEAAAPADASAATAAFSTLPQPAMLAALAPAVAAAPAAVNAAVSQPAGAAGITAIDANNAAPTHPALLAAQAEQQARALAPQHGDAAARNALPLPPQLASQLQGQGQAAPQPAVNERPAALPMALAGQAAAGTRENAAPLLAELNTVQGGRSGDTQAAIKEAAGDAALAGTGFKTLFANTALQNGAAADSVKLAGAPEQWQQPLRAALGDRLQLQLQRNSDHAVIRLDPPNLGSVEISIRHTAGALQVSLSASHGEVLRQLNTIGDTMRQDLSQRQYGEVAVTVSASGRGQGFADADGRGRQPEREPNGREPGRALSEDGTTSTFAMLSDQE
- the fliS gene encoding flagellar export chaperone FliS, with translation MMNQDAYSSYHSVNLDAQTARASPVELVLVLTDGLLEELARARAHIVARRYELKANSLNKCTQIINGMASSLDFENGGEVVVNLSRLYDYCAARLYRAGIDMNPEIIDEVVTLQTTIKQGWLGVQANG
- the fliD gene encoding flagellar filament capping protein FliD, with translation MAITAPVYDPVPTAKAMANKYLAGAVARQDTSVRGMQADQAGLAKVSAAIKAFETSLAALTSKKSVIANSATFSSAVGTATATSTATAGSYSFYVQQLATAGQVSYGGITDTTAAGSGTLNLVLGDGSNFTVDLASADKDLNGTLTAKEIAAAINVAANNNARITASTLTVNGQTTLVLSSNATGKATSIDHLDVSGVTDPALQTSLGAPKVMQAAQDAVVWVGPQGTGEKITQASNTFSNVIDGVSMTFTKAQAVGETPVTLTVGNDAAGTAANVQAFVDAYNKLDAVLKDVTNPGDPKTGVAPGVFANDSGLVALRNGMKNSMRQALGTQSLVTYGIMATREGSLTLDSTRLGKALAADPTSLDKIFGSASLSAPSGVLGGMDKLMNQWTDLTKGQLVNRRGALDKLQIKLTSKQAELDRQYEGVYKRYLDQYVKLQTLQSQMNGTLSMFDAMFGNKSSN
- the fliJ gene encoding flagellar export protein FliJ; the encoded protein is MKHHNTIRNLHTLVSLRNTEVEKLQAEMAEKNSVRERYQKSLDRLTSLYTNSGASGSLPLALSVNCGNYKEAVMQLVDTHRLDLSMHEADMAVSQRALNAAYAKREVLGQVLEKTQQTVRKEQAQQERKKNDELATQLWLRGQKAL